Proteins from a genomic interval of Undibacterium parvum:
- a CDS encoding response regulator transcription factor, which produces MLHIVDDEDVIRDALAWLARSRSINSSSYESGEKFLISLDKNFHYDVDGDCILLDVRMSGLSGTTLFEVLASKQLTKRLPVIFLTGHGDVPMAVDTLKRGAFDFFEKPFNDNKLMDRVEEALALSRQAGALAAVHERLASLSAREREVLDLILLGKMNKVIADKLGISMRTVEVHRAHIFDKMKVKTAVELAGLLK; this is translated from the coding sequence GTGCTACACATAGTCGATGATGAAGACGTAATCCGCGACGCGCTGGCTTGGCTGGCGCGCTCCCGTAGCATTAACAGTAGCAGCTATGAAAGTGGCGAAAAATTCCTGATCAGCCTGGATAAAAATTTCCACTACGACGTGGACGGCGATTGCATCTTGCTCGACGTACGTATGTCCGGGCTCTCCGGCACCACCTTGTTTGAAGTGCTGGCGAGCAAGCAGCTGACCAAACGCCTGCCAGTGATTTTTTTAACCGGGCATGGCGATGTCCCTATGGCAGTCGACACCTTAAAACGCGGTGCCTTCGATTTTTTTGAAAAGCCATTTAACGATAATAAACTGATGGATAGAGTCGAGGAAGCACTGGCCTTGTCGCGCCAAGCTGGTGCCCTGGCTGCAGTGCACGAGCGCCTGGCCAGCCTGTCGGCGCGCGAGCGCGAAGTGCTCGACCTGATATTGCTAGGCAAAATGAACAAGGTGATCGCCGATAAACTAGGCATCAGCATGCGCACCGTCGAGGTCCACCGCGCCCATATCTTCGACAAGATGAAGGTCAAAACCGCGGTCGAGCTGGCCGGTTTATTGAAGTAA
- a CDS encoding M13 family metallopeptidase: protein MQRSLISLAVAALFSATAVNLAIAETAPKTSNAKASDSKKIVTAPSSGLELQWLDKNVRPQDDFFQFMSGKWLATVEIPADRARFGSFDQLRDLSEQRSFDIIKNLAADSKLQAGTNQKKIADLYNSFMDETRAESLDIQPLQGEFARIDGFNNKAEMPALMAHLAKRGVALPLQAGINQDARDSSVYAVYLNQGGLGLPDRDYYLKQDDAKLKGFRAAYIKHIASMLSMAKVSSEDTAEKTALDIMALETAIAKIQWSKVENRNPVKTYNKTEIAKLTELLPNFDWNAYFASAGSKDKMSYVIVRQPDYLTGLAQIIADTPLATWQAYFKWQTLNAYAPFLSKRFVDQDFAFSSVTLRGIPTNQARWKRGVARIEEGMSEALGELYVEKHFPPEYKAKMQALVSNLMLAYQQSIQTLSWMGDDTKKEALAKLAKFTPKIGYPDQWRDYSKLEIAKDDLVGNIMRGRELEYQRQLAKLGKPVSRQEWGMSPQTVNAYYNSRQNEIVFPAAILQPPFFNAKADDAVNYGGIGAVIGHEISHGFDDSGSQSDGDGNLRDWWSKDDKANFGKLTSALVAQYSAYSPLPGYQLNGALTLGENIADNSGLAIAYKAYQISLGGKAAPVIDGYTGNQRLFMGWGQVWRGKAREAEAIRLIATDPHSPAMFRGNGPLTNLPEFYSAFGVKPGDKMYVAPEQRTTIW from the coding sequence ATGCAAAGATCTCTGATTTCGCTGGCAGTGGCAGCCCTGTTCTCCGCTACCGCAGTCAATTTGGCGATTGCCGAAACTGCACCAAAAACCAGCAACGCCAAAGCGAGCGATAGCAAAAAAATCGTGACTGCGCCTAGCTCAGGTTTAGAGTTGCAATGGCTAGACAAAAACGTGCGGCCACAGGATGATTTTTTTCAATTCATGTCAGGCAAGTGGTTAGCTACTGTGGAGATCCCGGCCGACCGCGCGCGCTTTGGATCGTTTGATCAATTGCGGGATTTATCCGAGCAGCGCTCTTTCGATATCATCAAAAATTTAGCCGCGGATAGCAAACTGCAAGCGGGTACTAATCAGAAAAAAATCGCCGATTTGTACAATAGTTTCATGGACGAGACGCGTGCCGAAAGCTTAGATATCCAGCCTTTGCAGGGCGAGTTTGCACGCATTGATGGCTTCAACAACAAGGCTGAGATGCCAGCATTAATGGCGCACTTGGCCAAGCGCGGCGTCGCACTACCACTGCAAGCGGGCATCAATCAAGATGCGCGTGACTCTAGCGTGTATGCCGTCTATCTGAATCAGGGCGGACTAGGCTTGCCGGACCGAGATTATTATTTGAAACAAGACGACGCCAAGCTCAAGGGCTTTCGCGCTGCCTACATCAAACATATCGCCAGCATGCTGAGCATGGCAAAAGTAAGTAGCGAGGACACTGCCGAAAAAACCGCGCTAGACATCATGGCGCTGGAAACGGCCATCGCGAAAATCCAATGGAGCAAGGTAGAGAACCGTAATCCTGTCAAAACCTATAACAAGACCGAGATCGCAAAACTCACTGAACTGCTACCCAATTTTGACTGGAACGCGTATTTCGCCAGTGCCGGGAGCAAGGATAAAATGAGCTACGTGATCGTACGCCAACCTGACTATTTGACGGGTCTAGCGCAAATTATTGCAGACACGCCTTTGGCAACCTGGCAGGCCTACTTTAAATGGCAAACCCTGAACGCCTATGCGCCTTTCCTGAGTAAGCGTTTTGTTGATCAGGATTTTGCATTCTCCAGCGTCACACTGCGCGGCATCCCGACCAATCAGGCGCGCTGGAAACGTGGCGTGGCACGCATAGAAGAAGGCATGTCGGAAGCACTGGGCGAACTGTATGTAGAAAAACATTTCCCGCCTGAGTACAAGGCAAAAATGCAGGCGCTGGTCAGCAATCTGATGCTGGCTTATCAGCAAAGCATACAAACGCTGAGCTGGATGGGTGACGATACCAAAAAAGAAGCGCTGGCCAAGCTGGCTAAATTTACGCCTAAGATAGGTTACCCCGATCAGTGGCGCGATTATAGTAAGCTGGAGATTGCTAAAGACGACCTGGTCGGCAACATCATGCGCGGACGCGAGCTAGAATACCAACGTCAATTGGCAAAACTGGGCAAGCCTGTCAGTCGCCAGGAATGGGGTATGAGCCCGCAAACCGTGAATGCCTATTACAATTCGCGTCAGAATGAAATCGTGTTCCCTGCCGCTATTTTGCAACCGCCCTTCTTTAACGCCAAGGCCGATGATGCGGTCAATTACGGCGGCATCGGCGCGGTAATCGGGCATGAAATCAGCCACGGTTTCGACGATTCCGGTAGTCAATCGGATGGTGACGGCAATCTGCGTGACTGGTGGAGCAAGGACGACAAAGCCAATTTCGGCAAACTGACCTCCGCCCTGGTTGCCCAATACAGCGCGTATAGCCCTTTGCCCGGCTACCAGCTCAATGGTGCGCTGACGCTGGGTGAAAACATTGCAGACAACTCGGGCCTGGCGATCGCCTACAAGGCGTATCAGATTTCTCTGGGCGGTAAAGCGGCACCTGTCATCGATGGTTACACCGGCAATCAACGACTGTTCATGGGCTGGGGCCAGGTCTGGCGCGGCAAGGCACGCGAAGCCGAAGCGATACGCCTGATCGCCACCGATCCCCATTCGCCAGCCATGTTCCGCGGTAACGGCCCACTCACCAATCTGCCAGAGTTTTATTCGGCCTTTGGAGTCAAACCAGGCGATAAAATGTATGTCGCACCGGAGCAAAGAACCACCATCTGGTAA
- a CDS encoding methyl-accepting chemotaxis protein: MKLSTRIILLCVVTLLGIISVSGVSLFTLRQTMVEERSAHISEFVELAHAAVEKAYALEQSGKLSHEDALRQAKTALSSFHKGDDYFFVRGFSDDLLYVHPKADRIGVPQKNMKESGDRYRAALAKQTIGIVVADGTRPGVKEPVAKMYAVIKFAPWDWIIGYGTYIDDIDSAFWRQASILLAIGTLLMAAVAALAWHMTHKILGQLGGEPSYAASVVEAIAEGDLSADILTNAKDRSSLLFGIKAMRDNLANVVSQVRTGSDSIVTASGEIAAGNLDLSNRTEQQAGALEETSSTMEELTSTVRQNADNARQANQLAISASEVALQGGAVVGQVVQTMNSINESSKKIVDIISVIDGIAFQTNILALNAAVEAARAGEQGRGFAVVASEVRNLAQRSSAAAKEIKLLIDNSAEKVDEGGKLVVLAGSTMEKVVASVKRVTDIVGEISSASQEQSAGIEQVNHAIVEMDNMTQQNAALVEQASAAAQALHDQAGGLTEVVSVFKLEKAQNSNVRRAGVALSR, translated from the coding sequence ATGAAGTTAAGCACACGTATCATCCTTCTCTGTGTCGTCACCTTGCTCGGTATTATCAGCGTCTCTGGCGTCTCCCTGTTTACGCTGCGCCAAACGATGGTCGAAGAGCGCAGCGCGCACATTAGTGAGTTCGTGGAATTGGCGCATGCTGCGGTGGAGAAAGCCTATGCCTTAGAACAATCTGGTAAGTTGAGCCACGAAGATGCCTTGCGTCAGGCAAAAACCGCCTTGAGCAGTTTTCATAAGGGCGATGATTATTTTTTTGTACGTGGGTTTAGCGATGATCTACTGTATGTGCATCCGAAAGCGGACAGAATTGGTGTGCCTCAGAAAAACATGAAGGAATCGGGTGATCGTTATCGCGCAGCGTTGGCGAAGCAAACTATTGGTATCGTGGTGGCTGACGGTACCCGTCCCGGCGTGAAAGAGCCGGTCGCTAAGATGTACGCAGTGATTAAATTTGCGCCTTGGGATTGGATCATCGGTTATGGCACCTATATCGATGATATCGACAGTGCGTTTTGGCGTCAGGCTAGCATTTTGTTGGCGATAGGTACTTTGCTGATGGCTGCGGTCGCTGCCTTGGCCTGGCATATGACACATAAAATTTTGGGACAACTGGGTGGCGAGCCTAGTTATGCGGCGAGCGTGGTTGAGGCGATTGCCGAAGGTGACTTAAGCGCGGATATCCTGACCAATGCCAAGGACCGCAGTAGCCTGTTGTTCGGAATTAAAGCGATGCGCGATAATCTGGCTAACGTCGTTAGTCAAGTACGCACAGGTTCTGATTCTATTGTTACCGCTTCCGGTGAAATTGCTGCCGGCAATCTGGATCTGTCGAATCGTACCGAGCAACAAGCCGGTGCTTTGGAAGAGACTTCATCGACCATGGAAGAGTTGACCTCTACCGTCAGACAAAATGCCGACAACGCCAGACAAGCCAATCAATTGGCGATCTCGGCCTCAGAAGTGGCATTGCAAGGCGGCGCCGTGGTGGGGCAGGTGGTACAGACCATGAATTCCATCAATGAGTCTTCCAAAAAAATCGTCGACATCATCAGCGTGATTGATGGTATCGCGTTTCAGACCAATATCCTGGCTCTGAATGCTGCGGTAGAAGCAGCCCGTGCCGGTGAGCAAGGTCGTGGATTTGCGGTGGTGGCTAGTGAGGTGCGCAATTTGGCGCAACGCTCGTCAGCCGCCGCCAAAGAGATTAAGCTGCTGATCGATAACTCAGCCGAGAAGGTCGACGAAGGCGGCAAGCTGGTAGTTTTGGCCGGATCTACCATGGAGAAAGTGGTTGCCAGTGTCAAGCGGGTGACGGATATCGTCGGTGAAATTTCCTCGGCTAGTCAGGAACAAAGTGCCGGTATTGAACAGGTCAATCATGCTATCGTCGAGATGGATAATATGACACAGCAAAACGCCGCCTTGGTGGAGCAAGCATCGGCCGCCGCGCAGGCTCTGCACGATCAAGCCGGTGGCTTAACCGAAGTGGTCAGTGTGTTTAAACTGGAGAAGGCGCAAAACTCTAATGTAAGAAGGGCGGGAGTCGCCTTGTCGCGCTAA
- a CDS encoding response regulator, translating into MFEMIISFFLGLSIGALSAWLLLKNKSKTKRERSKPESGNSVLASTLSDDQQTLGYETNLAWKTEQSVFSQVTGQAVPQAAPHIIEVGHPPLSEVQLELQRLNAKLNAREAVFYPDENALLQAEQDKLAGAPATPLAPPITITSLAPIGHETHNTQANEFEIAALVSSMQDDAPAALAAFDPSELEAVALASAEFDGVDFENEEQQEQDKLNTAAAAAQAAAEVELAAAQEAARVAEHEAEIVALQQAEAARLAALAAQREAQYQAQLAAELAEKLEQERAALAAQLEAEHAAHLQAQRIAEENAKVAAAALLALESARQTAELEAAQAAAEVERLEQERLQHEAQLQELQAAEQAAQLQASLDAELAELAELAQQAARLEAQRLSEENARIANEAEAQRAAEQAEQQEAQRVQNQLAAEAAAKAAEQLEREQLARAVAQQAQEIQQAQQAREQAALDELARLENQRAQAQKLAEQAATTPLAPVAAAPTETVAPETSVGPTQSEPATLKSPENTMIMVADDSKVVRIKISRALTKNNYQITLAENGIEAASKIAEARPDVLITDVEMPGMDGFGLTQQLRSNPATMHLPIIMISGASHELADKAKQAGIDVLLGKPYSDDELIGHIQRLLQR; encoded by the coding sequence ATGTTTGAAATGATCATTAGCTTTTTTTTGGGTTTATCGATAGGCGCACTTTCGGCCTGGCTACTCCTAAAGAATAAATCCAAAACTAAACGCGAACGCAGCAAGCCCGAGTCGGGCAACAGCGTACTGGCCAGTACTCTTAGCGACGATCAACAGACCTTAGGCTATGAAACCAATTTAGCCTGGAAGACCGAGCAAAGTGTTTTCAGCCAAGTCACGGGCCAAGCTGTGCCTCAGGCGGCACCGCACATTATAGAGGTCGGCCATCCGCCTTTAAGCGAAGTGCAGTTAGAACTGCAGCGCCTCAATGCCAAATTAAACGCCCGCGAAGCAGTATTCTATCCCGATGAAAACGCTCTGTTGCAAGCGGAACAGGACAAACTCGCCGGCGCGCCAGCAACCCCGCTGGCCCCGCCAATTACTATCACTAGCCTGGCCCCAATCGGACACGAAACCCATAATACCCAGGCCAACGAATTTGAAATTGCCGCGCTAGTAAGCAGCATGCAGGACGATGCACCAGCAGCTTTGGCTGCTTTCGATCCTAGCGAACTTGAGGCAGTCGCCTTAGCGTCTGCCGAGTTTGACGGTGTCGATTTTGAAAACGAAGAGCAGCAAGAGCAAGATAAGCTAAACACAGCAGCAGCTGCAGCACAGGCTGCTGCAGAAGTGGAACTTGCTGCAGCACAAGAGGCCGCACGAGTAGCCGAACATGAGGCCGAAATAGTCGCGCTACAGCAAGCCGAAGCAGCAAGATTAGCCGCACTGGCGGCACAGCGCGAAGCCCAATATCAGGCGCAACTAGCGGCCGAACTAGCAGAAAAGCTGGAGCAAGAACGCGCCGCGTTGGCCGCACAATTAGAAGCGGAGCACGCCGCCCATCTGCAAGCACAAAGAATCGCCGAAGAAAATGCCAAAGTGGCAGCCGCCGCCCTATTAGCCCTAGAAAGCGCAAGACAAACTGCAGAACTTGAAGCCGCCCAGGCGGCTGCCGAAGTTGAGAGACTAGAGCAAGAGCGCCTACAGCACGAGGCGCAGCTGCAAGAGTTGCAGGCCGCCGAGCAAGCAGCGCAATTGCAAGCTAGCTTGGACGCTGAGTTAGCTGAGTTAGCTGAGCTAGCTCAGCAGGCGGCGCGCTTAGAAGCGCAGCGCCTCAGCGAAGAAAACGCAAGAATAGCAAACGAAGCAGAAGCCCAACGCGCCGCTGAGCAGGCGGAACAACAGGAAGCGCAGCGAGTACAGAACCAATTAGCGGCCGAAGCTGCTGCCAAAGCCGCCGAACAACTGGAGCGGGAGCAGTTAGCACGGGCCGTGGCACAGCAAGCGCAAGAAATACAACAAGCACAGCAAGCACGCGAGCAAGCCGCACTAGATGAGCTGGCTCGTCTAGAAAATCAACGCGCACAAGCACAAAAACTAGCCGAACAAGCGGCGACCACGCCCTTAGCGCCAGTCGCAGCGGCCCCGACCGAGACAGTTGCGCCAGAAACTAGCGTAGGCCCGACTCAGTCCGAGCCCGCCACATTGAAGAGTCCGGAAAACACCATGATCATGGTGGCCGACGATTCTAAAGTAGTGCGCATCAAAATTAGCCGCGCGCTGACCAAGAATAACTACCAAATTACACTGGCGGAAAATGGCATAGAAGCGGCTAGCAAAATTGCCGAAGCGCGGCCCGACGTCTTGATCACCGACGTAGAAATGCCGGGCATGGACGGCTTTGGCCTCACCCAGCAACTACGCAGCAACCCGGCAACCATGCACCTCCCTATCATCATGATATCGGGCGCCAGCCACGAATTAGCCGACAAGGCCAAACAAGCAGGGATCGATGTCTTGCTCGGTAAGCCGTATTCGGATGATGAGTTGATCGGTCACATACAAAGGCTTTTGCAGAGATAA
- a CDS encoding TRZ/ATZ family hydrolase, with translation MKKITCLHPTWLIPVEPRACVLTQHALVICDDKINALLPSAQAYQDYPDAEHIVLAQQALLPGFVNLHAHSAMCLLRGLADDLNLMDWLTQHIWPAEKQHVSDEFVFDGSLQAMAEMLRGGTTTVNDMYFYDQAVARAGIASGMRTVVGCSVLDFPTAYADNADGYLAKAVAAHSAFAGQSGVSFKLAPHAPYTVGDESFKKVVALADKLAIGIHCHIHETADEVATSLQQYGMRPLERLHQLGLLSPQLIAAHMVHANDADLALLSQTGVHIAHNPASNLKLASGFARVHAMQALGINVGIGTDGSASNNKLDLLGDLRMAALLAKAESGNATALSAAVALEMATLAGAKALGMGDQIGSLVVGKQADLIAIDLSALETQPVYDPISQIVYAAGREQVSHVWVNGRCLMRERQLLTMEMGALLDKAAWWQTRIASQ, from the coding sequence ATGAAAAAAATCACCTGCCTCCATCCCACCTGGCTGATACCGGTGGAGCCGCGTGCTTGCGTCTTGACGCAGCACGCCCTAGTCATCTGCGACGACAAAATCAACGCCCTACTGCCGAGTGCGCAAGCGTATCAAGACTACCCGGATGCTGAGCATATAGTGCTGGCGCAGCAAGCCTTGCTGCCCGGCTTCGTCAACTTGCACGCGCATTCAGCGATGTGCCTGTTACGCGGCTTGGCCGATGACCTGAATTTAATGGATTGGCTGACCCAACATATCTGGCCCGCCGAGAAGCAGCATGTCTCGGATGAGTTTGTGTTTGACGGCAGTTTGCAGGCGATGGCCGAAATGCTACGCGGCGGCACCACCACCGTGAATGACATGTATTTTTACGATCAGGCGGTAGCCCGCGCCGGCATCGCATCGGGTATGCGTACCGTGGTTGGTTGCAGCGTCTTAGATTTCCCGACCGCGTACGCTGACAATGCCGATGGCTATCTGGCCAAAGCAGTGGCGGCGCACTCAGCCTTTGCCGGACAAAGCGGGGTCAGTTTCAAGCTGGCACCGCACGCCCCGTACACAGTCGGTGATGAGAGCTTCAAAAAAGTAGTGGCCTTGGCTGATAAGTTAGCGATCGGTATCCATTGCCATATCCACGAAACCGCCGATGAAGTGGCCACCAGCTTGCAGCAATATGGCATGCGTCCACTAGAGCGCCTGCATCAATTGGGTCTGCTCTCGCCACAATTGATTGCCGCTCACATGGTGCATGCCAATGACGCAGATCTGGCGTTATTGAGTCAAACTGGAGTGCACATCGCGCACAATCCTGCCAGCAATCTCAAACTAGCCTCGGGTTTTGCCCGCGTACATGCGATGCAAGCTCTGGGCATTAACGTCGGCATCGGTACCGATGGCAGCGCCAGCAACAATAAGCTCGATCTTTTGGGTGATTTGCGGATGGCAGCCTTACTGGCCAAAGCCGAATCAGGCAATGCCACCGCCCTAAGTGCCGCCGTCGCCTTAGAAATGGCGACATTAGCCGGTGCCAAAGCGCTGGGCATGGGTGATCAAATTGGTAGCCTGGTGGTCGGAAAACAAGCCGATCTGATTGCGATCGATTTGTCGGCACTCGAAACCCAGCCGGTCTACGATCCTATTTCGCAGATCGTGTATGCCGCCGGGCGCGAGCAAGTCAGCCATGTCTGGGTGAATGGCCGCTGCCTGATGCGTGAGCGTCAATTATTGACGATGGAAATGGGCGCCTTACTGGATAAAGCCGCCTGGTGGCAGACGCGCATTGCTAGCCAATAG
- a CDS encoding nucleoside recognition domain-containing protein → MALNFLWTGFFFIGFIAALAQWLLLGDVEVFKRIIDGTFESAKVGVMDIALPLAGVMTLWLGIMNIGEKAGAINFIARIIAPFFARIFPGVPAQHPANAHMVMNFSANLLGLDNAATPFGLKAMESLQTLNTNKEEASDAQIMFLVLHTSGLTLIPLAIMAQRAVLGARDPSDIFIPCMIATYVATVVGLIAVAIKQRINLLDRVVLAWLGGITSLIVALVWTMSQTMSRSEIEVFSKLSSNLLLFTIIVVFMLAALHKRVNVYEAFIEGAKGGMQTSLTIIPYLVGMLVAIGVLRNSGVLDLIVSGFNWVFVQLGMNTDFTPALPTALMKPLSGSGSKAMMVDAMRTYGVDSFVGRLACIFQGSADTTLYIVALYFGSVGIRKTRYAISMGLLADFAGVVAAIFVAYLFFH, encoded by the coding sequence ATGGCACTTAATTTTCTCTGGACCGGCTTCTTTTTTATTGGCTTTATTGCGGCCTTAGCGCAGTGGTTGTTGTTAGGCGATGTTGAGGTTTTTAAACGCATCATCGACGGCACTTTTGAGTCGGCAAAAGTAGGCGTGATGGATATCGCTTTGCCTTTGGCCGGCGTCATGACCCTGTGGTTGGGTATCATGAATATCGGCGAGAAGGCGGGTGCGATCAATTTTATCGCCAGAATAATTGCGCCATTTTTTGCGCGGATTTTTCCAGGTGTGCCGGCTCAGCATCCTGCCAATGCACATATGGTGATGAATTTTTCTGCCAACTTATTGGGACTCGATAATGCCGCCACCCCGTTTGGGCTGAAGGCGATGGAGAGTCTGCAAACTTTAAACACGAATAAGGAAGAGGCCAGTGATGCGCAAATCATGTTTCTGGTCTTGCACACCTCCGGCTTGACCTTGATACCATTGGCGATCATGGCCCAGCGCGCCGTGTTGGGCGCGCGCGACCCTTCGGATATTTTTATCCCCTGCATGATCGCCACCTATGTTGCCACCGTGGTCGGCCTGATCGCAGTGGCGATCAAACAGCGTATTAATTTGCTCGACAGAGTGGTGCTGGCTTGGCTGGGCGGCATCACCAGCTTGATCGTGGCGCTGGTCTGGACTATGAGCCAGACGATGAGTCGTAGTGAGATTGAAGTGTTTTCCAAGCTCAGCAGTAATCTCTTGTTATTCACGATTATCGTGGTCTTCATGCTCGCTGCACTGCACAAGCGTGTCAATGTGTACGAAGCTTTTATCGAGGGCGCCAAGGGCGGCATGCAAACCTCGTTGACTATCATTCCTTATCTGGTCGGGATGCTGGTGGCGATAGGTGTGCTGCGTAATTCTGGCGTGCTCGATTTGATCGTGTCGGGCTTCAACTGGGTGTTCGTGCAACTGGGTATGAATACCGATTTTACGCCAGCCTTGCCGACTGCTTTGATGAAACCCTTGAGCGGCAGTGGCTCCAAAGCCATGATGGTCGATGCCATGCGTACCTATGGCGTAGACTCCTTCGTCGGTAGGCTAGCGTGTATTTTCCAAGGTTCGGCCGACACCACCCTGTACATCGTAGCCCTGTATTTCGGATCGGTAGGAATACGCAAGACCCGCTATGCGATTTCTATGGGTTTGCTGGCCGACTTTGCTGGCGTGGTGGCCGCTATTTTTGTAGCGTATTTATTTTTTCACTAA
- a CDS encoding DUF1345 domain-containing protein — MDFFKNLFHSRSRLSISVVLGLLAFLLLPAQWDGVTRALLCWNVAAWCYLILISWLMFKDHKASVRQLAQQEDASALAVLLIMSLSAALSLIAIVFELSGMKGLPQDLRLLKYALTVATVFGSWCLLATIFTFHYALMFYRSPKDKRPLRFPDDEACPDYWDFLYFSFTISLAVQTSDVTIMSRQMRKTVLGHAVLSFFFNLAILGFSINIAASLVGN, encoded by the coding sequence ATGGATTTTTTTAAGAATTTATTTCATAGCCGTTCTAGGCTCAGTATCAGTGTGGTCTTGGGATTGCTGGCCTTTCTCTTATTGCCGGCGCAATGGGATGGCGTCACGCGCGCGCTTTTATGTTGGAACGTGGCGGCCTGGTGTTATTTGATCTTGATCTCTTGGTTGATGTTTAAGGACCATAAGGCCAGCGTGCGTCAGCTAGCCCAGCAAGAGGATGCCAGTGCGCTGGCGGTTTTGTTGATCATGTCGCTGTCTGCCGCGCTCAGTTTGATCGCGATCGTGTTTGAACTCTCCGGTATGAAGGGTTTGCCGCAGGATCTACGCTTACTCAAATATGCCTTAACCGTGGCAACCGTGTTTGGCTCCTGGTGTTTGCTGGCAACGATTTTTACCTTTCACTACGCGCTAATGTTTTACCGCTCCCCCAAAGATAAGCGGCCTTTGCGTTTTCCCGACGATGAGGCATGTCCCGATTATTGGGACTTTTTGTATTTTTCCTTCACCATCTCTTTGGCGGTGCAAACCTCAGATGTGACCATCATGTCGCGTCAAATGCGCAAGACGGTGTTGGGTCATGCGGTGTTAAGTTTCTTTTTCAATTTGGCGATACTCGGTTTCTCCATTAATATCGCCGCCAGTTTGGTCGGTAATTAG
- a CDS encoding HDOD domain-containing protein, giving the protein MSSSLIEDSDQQLPLEAVIKQIKDLPTLPELARQMLCNLDDEDSSLDAICEKVAQDQSLAAKTLKLANSSLYGANSKVVTLQQAVAMLGVKNVKNLIRMTSLTNSFPVSRCRGFDFKAFWRHSVATAICAELISRTLHMKHDFAFTAGLLHDIGRLVLVTRFPQEYARVLDCQAQRDCHLIDAEQAILGIDHVAAGLILAVHWQFSDAIQDAIRGHHEPENKELNSVAAIVHVANVIAHALDLSQTEKEMVPLLSKAAWDTLALTEADYLAIFRETELRFEAMDQVL; this is encoded by the coding sequence ATGAGCAGCTCCCTGATTGAAGATTCAGACCAGCAATTGCCTTTAGAGGCTGTGATCAAGCAGATCAAAGACTTGCCGACTTTGCCGGAACTGGCACGCCAGATGTTGTGCAATCTGGATGATGAAGACAGTAGTCTCGACGCCATTTGTGAAAAAGTAGCACAAGACCAGTCACTCGCAGCCAAGACTTTAAAATTAGCCAATTCCTCCTTGTATGGCGCTAACTCGAAAGTGGTTACCTTGCAACAGGCGGTGGCCATGCTCGGCGTCAAAAATGTCAAAAACTTGATACGCATGACCTCGCTGACGAATAGTTTTCCGGTATCGCGCTGCCGCGGTTTTGATTTCAAAGCATTTTGGCGGCATAGCGTCGCCACCGCGATTTGTGCAGAATTGATCTCGCGTACCCTGCACATGAAGCACGATTTCGCATTTACCGCAGGTCTGCTGCACGACATAGGTCGCTTGGTCTTGGTCACCCGCTTTCCCCAGGAATACGCAAGAGTGCTGGATTGCCAGGCGCAAAGAGATTGCCATCTGATCGATGCTGAGCAAGCTATTCTCGGTATTGATCATGTTGCGGCCGGTTTGATACTGGCGGTGCATTGGCAATTTTCGGATGCGATACAAGATGCGATTCGGGGTCATCATGAGCCAGAAAATAAGGAACTCAACTCGGTAGCCGCAATCGTCCATGTGGCCAATGTGATTGCGCATGCGCTGGACCTTAGTCAGACCGAAAAAGAGATGGTGCCCTTGCTGTCTAAAGCCGCTTGGGATACGCTGGCACTGACCGAAGCCGATTATCTGGCTATTTTTCGCGAGACTGAATTGCGTTTTGAGGCGATGGATCAGGTTTTATAA